A part of Candidatus Acidiferrales bacterium genomic DNA contains:
- a CDS encoding HD domain-containing phosphohydrolase: protein VRKHCDIGYRILERIPFLKEAAEIVRAHQERFDGTGYPRGLKSEAIPLGARIFAVADTLDAMISDRPYRKALSLEAAKAEIRRCAGTQFDPRVVEVFFSLPDSLWDDLRRNVGEPLRLAGVETQ, encoded by the coding sequence CGTCCGCAAACACTGCGATATCGGCTACCGCATCCTGGAGAGGATTCCGTTTTTGAAGGAGGCCGCCGAAATCGTACGCGCTCATCAGGAACGTTTTGATGGGACGGGCTATCCTCGCGGGTTGAAGAGCGAGGCGATACCTCTGGGGGCGCGCATTTTTGCGGTGGCCGACACCCTTGACGCTATGATCTCCGACCGCCCCTACCGCAAAGCCCTTTCGCTTGAGGCTGCCAAGGCAGAAATTCGTCGTTGCGCGGGCACCCAATTTGACCCGCGTGTCGTTGAAGTCTTTTTCTCCCTGCCCGATTCCCTCTGGGATGACCTCCGTCGCAACGTCGGCGAGCCGCTCCGCTTGGCTGGAGTTGAAACTCAGTAG
- the secG gene encoding preprotein translocase subunit SecG has protein sequence MQEKVYWVLALVVGVGLIFLGWRYPYVLSTFHILLCFILILVVLLQSGRAADLAGAFGGSGSQTAFGPRGAATFLSKATTYAAILFMVTSLALAIKASRPTAGSVLEGGTQPAPAAPSPAPTAPAPSPPTPGAPSPTK, from the coding sequence ATGCAGGAAAAAGTCTATTGGGTTTTGGCGCTGGTGGTGGGGGTGGGGTTGATTTTCCTCGGTTGGCGCTATCCCTACGTGCTGAGCACATTTCATATTCTGCTGTGTTTTATCTTGATCCTGGTTGTCTTGCTCCAGAGCGGCCGGGCGGCTGATCTTGCCGGAGCCTTCGGCGGGTCAGGCAGCCAGACGGCTTTCGGCCCGCGCGGCGCGGCGACCTTTCTCTCCAAGGCCACTACCTACGCGGCCATCCTTTTCATGGTGACTTCGTTGGCTCTGGCGATCAAGGCTTCGCGGCCGACCGCCGGCTCCGTCTTGGAGGGGGGCACGCAACCGGCTCCGGCAGCTCCCTCGCCGGCGCCGACGGCTCCCGCTCCTTCGCCACCGACGCCCGGTGCGCCCTCTCCCACGAAGTAG
- the tpiA gene encoding triose-phosphate isomerase, with protein sequence MRRPVIAGNWKMHKTRVETRGFLLKLRPLIARSTHCDVVVAAPFTNLETAIDAARGSDIAVAAQDVHWEKEGAFTGEVSAGMLAELGCEYVIVGHSERRQYFGETDGTVQKKTIAAIEAGLVPITCLGERLSEREANRTEVVLDQQFVCAFAALTGQQFSRIILAYEPVWAIGTGRTATPEQATEAHHFLRRLVARHFGEACAAELRILYGGSVKPSNIKGLMAQVEIDGALVGGASLDPEAFAAIVNF encoded by the coding sequence GTGCGACGCCCGGTCATTGCCGGCAACTGGAAGATGCACAAGACGCGCGTGGAGACCCGCGGGTTCTTGCTGAAGCTTCGCCCGCTTATCGCCCGTTCGACTCACTGTGATGTGGTGGTGGCGGCGCCCTTCACCAACCTGGAGACAGCCATTGATGCGGCGCGCGGCTCCGACATTGCCGTCGCTGCCCAGGACGTTCACTGGGAGAAGGAAGGTGCCTTTACGGGTGAAGTTTCCGCCGGCATGCTGGCCGAGCTGGGCTGTGAATATGTCATCGTGGGCCACTCGGAGCGCCGGCAGTATTTCGGGGAGACGGATGGAACCGTCCAGAAAAAAACCATCGCCGCCATCGAGGCCGGGCTCGTGCCCATTACCTGCCTCGGTGAGAGGCTTAGCGAGCGCGAGGCAAATCGGACGGAAGTGGTTCTGGATCAACAATTTGTGTGTGCCTTCGCCGCGTTGACGGGGCAGCAATTCTCCCGTATCATCCTTGCGTATGAACCAGTTTGGGCCATCGGCACCGGGCGAACCGCCACGCCGGAACAAGCCACCGAGGCGCACCATTTCTTGCGGCGGCTGGTGGCTCGACACTTTGGAGAAGCGTGCGCCGCTGAGCTGCGCATCCTTTATGGCGGCAGCGTCAAACCCAGCAACATCAAAGGGCTCATGGCGCAGGTCGAAATAGACGGCGCGCTCGTCGGCGGCGCGAGCCTCGACCCGGAGGCCTTTGCCGCCATCGTTAATTTTTAG